From the genome of Papaver somniferum cultivar HN1 chromosome 2, ASM357369v1, whole genome shotgun sequence, one region includes:
- the LOC113350765 gene encoding uncharacterized protein LOC113350765, translating into MDFQDFTIIDKSWIGLPRDHDAFKEGVRNFIDYASWDLEPDQKIFCPCKDCNNNKRELVFVVHGHILWNGFMPGYVDWVYHGEGDDQVRETTNTGNVVQEDDEEMSDLLQEMNYDASNFYKLLNDAQVSLYPGCEKFSRLSFIVHLLHVKSLGGLNIKGFDVLLSLLTKAFPDAKLPKNFYEARTTIKGLGLGYILIDACENDCVLFWKENADKTSCPVCHASRWKTTELNVDNESIRRTPRGKNIPVKQLRYFPLKPRLQRLFMSSKTASYMRYHAKRRPKDGVLRHPVDAETWKTFDKKHPAFAADPRNVRLALATDGMNPFGNMLHPHNTWPVVLINYNLPPWLCMKEENFILSMIIPGPKSPGNDIDVYLQPLIEELKELWDEGVETYDISKKENFKCRAALLGTISDFPALAMLSGWSTKGEFACPCCGPDRCSERLSNGGKYCYMHHRRYLPAGHHWRHQKSAFDGEKELREPPHLMNGDEIAQQLAHFRQVQFGKNAKQTGLTEITPVTFEHNWKKRAYFMSCRT; encoded by the coding sequence ATGGATTTCCAAGACTTCACTATTATTGACAAGAGCTGGATAGGACTTCCAAGAGACCACGATGCATTCAAAGAAGGAGTTCGAAATTTCATAGACTATGCGAGCTGGGATTTAGAACCCGACCAGAAAATATTTTGTCCTTGTAAGGATTGCAATAACAATAAGAGAGAGCTTGTGTTTGTAGTGCACGGACATATTCTGTGGAATGGCTTTATGCCGGGATATGTCGATTGGGTATACCATGGAGAAGGGGATGACCAGGTGAGGGAAACAACCAATACTGGAAATGTGGTGCAGGAAGACGATGAAGAAATGTCTGATTTGCTGCAAGAAATGAACTATGACGCCTCCAATTTTTACAAGTTGCTGAACGATGCACAGGTGTCACTATATCCTGGCTGTGAAAAGTTTTCAAGATTATCCTTCATTGTGCACTTGCTTCATGTTAAGTCCCTCGGTGGATTGAACATCAAGGGGTTTGATGTGTTGTTGAGTCTCTTGACCAAAGCCTTTCCGGATGCCAAACTACCAAAGAATTTTTATGAAGCTAGAACAACAATCAAGGGCTTGGGGCTTGGCTACATTTTGATCgatgcttgcgagaatgattgtgTTTTGTTCTGGAAAGAGAATGCAGATAAAACTTCTTGCCCGGTATGTCATGCTTCAAGATGGAAAACTACTGAATTGAATGTGGATAACGAATCAATCAGAAGAACACCAAGAGGTAAAAACATTCCAGTAAAGCAATTGCGGTACTTCCCATTGAAGCCAAGACTTCAGAGGTTATTTATGTCTTCAAAGACCGCTTCTTATATGCGATATCATGCCAAAAGACGTCCCAAAGATGGAGTTTTGAGGCATCCAGTTGATGCAGAGACATGGAAGACCTTTGATAAGAAGCACCCAGCGTTTGCAGCTGATCCTCGCAATGTAAGACTTGCATTAGCAACTGATGGGATGAATCCGTTTGGGAATATGTTGCATCCACATAATACATGGCCAGTTGTTCTCATCAATTATAACTTACCACCGTGGTTGTGTATGAAAGAGGAAAATTTTATCTTGTCTATGATAATTCCTGGACCCAAATCCCCAGGAAACGACATCGATGTGTATTTGCAACCACTCATAGAGGAATTGAAGGAATTGTGGGATGAAGGTGTTGAAACTTACGATATTTCAAAGAAAGAGAATTTTAAATGTCGTGCAGCATTACTTGGCACCATCAGTGATTTCCCTGCACTAGCTATGCTTTCCGGGTGGAGCACCAAAGGGGAATTTGCTTGTCCGTGCTGTGGGCCTGACCGATGTTCAGAACGACTGAGCAATGGGGGCAAGTATTGTTACATGCATCATCGCCGATACTTGCCTGCTGGTCATCATTGGCGCCACCAGAAGTCAGCCTTTGATGGAGAGAAAGAACTTCGAGAACCACCACATCTGATGAATGGGGATGAAATTGCTCAACAGCTGGCTCATTTTCGACAAGTTCAGTTTGGTAAGAACGCCAAACAGACTGGTCTGACAGAAATAACACCGGTTACTTTTGAACACAACTGGAAAAAAAGAGCATATTTCATGAGTTGCCGTACTTAA